One genomic region from Balneola sp. encodes:
- a CDS encoding two-component system response regulator, whose amino-acid sequence MKALVVDDSKIMRSQVKRALDQLLIADFEYVEAMDGEDALEKFDDEIEMLFVDWNMPKMTGVELARAIRDKGYADIPIIMVTAEKSMGKVDKALNEGGANEYITKPFTADKMSKAISRYIDDEGNVIKEEAEEEKKSFFSSILNA is encoded by the coding sequence ATTAAGGCACTTGTTGTAGATGATTCAAAAATAATGAGGAGTCAGGTTAAACGGGCTCTTGATCAACTTCTAATAGCTGATTTTGAGTATGTGGAAGCTATGGATGGTGAAGATGCTCTGGAAAAGTTTGACGATGAAATCGAGATGCTTTTTGTGGATTGGAATATGCCCAAAATGACCGGGGTAGAGCTGGCAAGAGCAATCAGGGATAAAGGCTATGCCGATATTCCGATAATTATGGTTACCGCTGAAAAGTCCATGGGTAAAGTGGATAAAGCCCTGAATGAAGGCGGTGCGAATGAGTATATCACCAAGCCTTTTACAGCTGATAAAATGTCGAAAGCCATTAGCAGGTATATCGACGATGAAGGAAATGTTATTAAAGAAGAAGCAGAAGAAGAGAAGAAGAGTTTCTTCA